Sequence from the Gimesia sp. genome:
TGCGGGATGAACTGTTCAACCAGGCTCAGACAGTGATTCTAACCAGTGCCACCCTGGCGGTCGGCGATCAGGATTTCAGTTTTACCCGATCACGGCTGGGGCTCAATCAATGTGAGGAACTGAAGCTGGGAAGCCCCTTTGATTACCGGGAGCAGGTGCGACTGATCCTGCCCGATCCGATGCCGGATCCCGGGGAAGCGCCGGCGGAGTATGAGCGTGCGGTGACTGAGAAACTGAAACAGTATCTCGAACAGACCGATGGCCACGCCTTCGCGTTGTTTACCAGCTACAAGATGATGAAGAATTGTGCCGACCAGATTTCAAGCTGGTTGCAGGATCACAACCTGGCCTTGTATCTGCAGGGGGAAGGATTGCCTCGTTCCCTGATGCTGGAGCGGTTCCGCAATAATCCCCGTGGCGTGTTGTTCGGGACCGACAGTTTCTGGCAGGGGATCGACGTGCCCGGCGATGCGTTGACCAATGTGATTATCACCAAGCTGCCTTTCAGCGTGCCCGATCATCCTTTGTTGGAAGCCCGGGTTGAAGCGATTCGGAATCGAGGAGGCAATCCGTTCATGGATTATCAGATTCCGGAAGCGATTATTAAGCTGAAGCAGGGCTTCGGCCGTCTGATTCGGACTGCCAACGATCAGGGGCAGGTCGTGATTCTGGACCCGCGGGTGCGGACCAAGCGTTATGGTCAGAAGTTTCTGGAGAGCCTCCCGGATTGCACCGTGATTATCGACCGGGATGACTGAGCGCGGCGGCGGTTTGTTAATCTGAGCCGAAGACGATATCGCTGCTGCAGAAGGAACCGCCGAAGTTATTGGCGAGGGTGACCACCTGGTCCAGTCCCTCCATAAACAGGTTGCGACTCAGGTCGGTCAGGGGATGCAGGAACAGGGACCAGAGCACACCGTCGCCGATGGCGTAACGCGCGTCGAGGGAACGGTCGAAATTGGCTTCCATTACGTCCCAGAGGTCCTCTTCGTCCAGATCCTCTTCTTTGATAATCGGCGTCATGATACGAACGCGGTCGTGGATCTCATCGACGATTAAAAACAGGATGCGTTTGTGGTACTCCACTTTCCAGCATCCGTCACCGGTCTCCAGGGGAGTGCTGACATCTTCAATGATTTGTGAGATCGATTGCGGGGTTAAGGTGTTTTTTATTGTCGCAATCATTGTCCTGCTCCTTGAACAATTCTTAAAACGGTTGAAATCGAGAACCGGTTTCAGCAGCAGTTTGAACCCGGTCGTGGGTTTCCTGTCAGTCACAATGTTCAATCAGAGATTGATGCCTCATGCGCGGCGACAGTACCGAAACCAACATGATTTCAATGTTCCCTGCACCTCTATTGTTTATCAGTTCGAATCTAAAAAGCAACATTTTTTTTATTCCTCGTCAGAAAACTATTTTTTGGCGATATCAAATAATCAGTGACCGACTACAATCAGGGTTTAGTTCACTGTGGACGTTTTCCCTCATCATGAGGAAACGGGAAAGCCCTCCTTTCTCTGACTATCTGGATTTCCATTGACCGATCAAGATTCTGCAAAATCCGCAACGATCTCTGAACTGGAGAAACAGTATCGACAGTTACTCGACAATAATTGTCTCGAGTGGCGGAACCAGCGTCAGTTCTCACGCTGCCTGGGGATTGGCGGACAGGGTGTCGTTTATCTGAGCGCACGGGAAGGTGCAGACGGGTTCAGCATTCCGGTGGCACTCAAGCTCTTCTCGCCCAAACGGTATGCCGACTGTACTGCCTATCAGAGCGAAATGGCGCGACTGTCGCAGGTTGCAGCACGCGTGGCACGCGTCCAGGAGAATCACCTGGTTGCCGTGCAGAACTTCGTGAAACGCAACGAAATATATATCATGGAAATGGAGTGGGTCGATGGCTACGACCTGCGGAGCCTGCTCACTCCCGCCACATTCAAACAGATTCGGGAACAGGTTACCCGCCGCCGCTGGAGGACATTGAATAACAATGTCTTCACCCGTGGTGTGCAGCAGCCGCGCCTCAAGCCGGGAGTGGCGGTGGCTATTCTCCGCGAGTGTCTGGCCGCACTCGCTGCTCTGCATCGCAATGAAATTATTCACTGCGATATGAAACCGGCGAACATCATGCTCAAACGGAGTGGGAACGCCAAGATCATCGACATCGGATCCGCCATCGATTTGAACAACCTCCCGGC
This genomic interval carries:
- a CDS encoding serine/threonine-protein kinase, which encodes MTDQDSAKSATISELEKQYRQLLDNNCLEWRNQRQFSRCLGIGGQGVVYLSAREGADGFSIPVALKLFSPKRYADCTAYQSEMARLSQVAARVARVQENHLVAVQNFVKRNEIYIMEMEWVDGYDLRSLLTPATFKQIREQVTRRRWRTLNNNVFTRGVQQPRLKPGVAVAILRECLAALAALHRNEIIHCDMKPANIMLKRSGNAKIIDIGSAIDLNNLPANHACTPTYAAPEVLSGNRATAQSDLASLGYILIEVITGFQPFANLKYAQLVKAKQNILQQLPQWFPAEEFALSEPLMKLIHRLVHPDPAERFPSAEAAELGEDGAAEFHRLLVKSDLPSDYENELRLWIEEVETDYFESTQPAADPGTTVFTTRAWDGDDDPDFSLKS